In the Haloarcula salinisoli genome, GCAGCAGTTGCGAGAGGTACACAAAGAGGAAGACGATGGTCGGCATCGGGTTGCGGATGACGATCCAGCCGTTGGCCTCGAAGCCGTCCTCGATGTCGACGTCGTCGCCGATGTCGAGGTCACCCGCGACGCGCAACTCGCCGCCGATGTGGACCCGCTCGCCGATGTAGGCGTCCTCGGCGACGAGGACGTTCTCCGCGACGTCACACCACATGTCGAGCCGACAGTCGCCGTCGGCCTCGATGTGGCCACCGAAGCGGACGCGTTCGTCCGCGATGACCGACCGGCCGCGAACGCCGAACTCCACCGTGCTCTGGCCGCCGACCACCACGTCTCCGTCAGTCACGAGGTCGTGTTCCTCGACAGTCGTCCCGTCGGGAATCGAAAGTTCGGAGAGTAGGTCGGAGCCGAATTGCACAGGTCTAGAACGCGTTTCGACCGTCTTAAAGCCTGAGGGAGCGCACGACGGACGTCTGACGCCCGTCTGACGGGCGTGTGCGGGCCGGTGCCAACCGGCGCTGATTCCCCGCCGAATCGCCCCGGAAAATCCCCATCGCGTGTGAACCTGTAGCGAAGCCCTCACGAGCGAGTACGCTTTTATCTGCACATCGCCTATTCCGGGTATGACTGTTCTCTCGTTCGACGAGCAGGGCGTCGATGTCGTCTACGACGGGACGGAGTTCAGACTGGAGAAGTCACTCATCGAGGACGCCACCCAGAAGTCCTATCCGGACGTGACCGACCACGAAGTCCTCCAGATTGTCGAACCCGACCCGTCGCTGTCCGGCGAACCGCGCCGCATCGCCGAGATAGTGGACTGATACGGATTGTTGTAGTCTCTTACCGGTATCGCCGACACCCGGGTCGGCCGATCACCGGTAAACAGCTACAACAATCCGTATGAGCGGAAATCCCACGAGGGAACTTATTTCCTCGTGGGAAAATATAGGTTAATAGTACAATGAGTCGCTGTCTTGCGGTTTTTCCTACGGGAAATCGTGGCAAAAACTCACAGTGGCGGCAAGCATTTAAGTACTCAGAACGCACCCCGAGGTAATGACAGACCCACGTATTGCGGGGGCCGGTGTCACACAGTTCGGGAAGCATCCCGAGCGGACCGGCCGGGACCTCTTCGCCGAGGCCGGACTCGAAGCGCTCGACCAGTCGGGCGTCGACCCCGACGACGTCGAGGCACTGTACTACGGGAACTTCATGGGCGAACTCGCCGAGCACCAGGGCCACCAGGGGCCGCTGATGGCCGAGGCAATCGGCGTCGACGCGCCTGCGACGCGGCTGGAGGCAGCCTGTGCCTCCGCCGGGGCCGCGGTGCGAGAGGCGGTAAAGACGCTGCGGAACGGTGAAGCGGATGTCGTCGTCGTCGGCGGCGCCGAGCGGATGACGAATATCGGCACCGCGGTGGCGACGGACGCCTTAGCCATCGCCGCTGACGACCTCTTCGAGGTACGCGCGGGGATGACCTTCCCCGGCGCCTACGCACTGATGGCGCGGGCCTACTTCGAGGAGTACGGCGGCTCTCACGAGGACCTCGCCCACGTCGCCGTCAAGAACCACGAGCACGCGCTTGTCAACGAGCACGCCCAGATTCAGAAAGAAATCTCCGTCGAAGATGCCCTGGAAGCCCCGACAATCGCCGCGCCGCTGGGTCTGTACGACTCCTGTCCCATCACCGACGGCGCCGCCGCAGCGGTGTTGACGACCGACGAGTACGCCGAGGAACACGGCCTCGACGCGCCGGTCGCAATCAGCGGGACCGGCCAGGGCGGCGACAACCTCGCACTGCAGGACCGGCCACACCTCGCCCGGACTCCCGCGGCGGACAAGGCCGCCCACGAGGCCTACGCCGACGCCGGCATCGAGGCCGACGACGTGGACGTCGCGGAGGTCCACGACTGCTTTACCATCGCCGAGGTGCTGGCCATCGAGTCGCTCGGCCTGTTCGAATCCGGGGAGGGAATCCACGCCGCGACCGAGGGAACGACGACCCGACACGGCGAGATGCCGGTCAACCTCTCGGGCGGGCTGAAGGCCAAGGGCCACCCCGTCGGTGCGACCGGCGTCGCCCAGCTGGCCACCATCGCGTGGGTACTGGACGGCTCGCACCCGCGGGCTGACGCCGTTCCCGATGGGACGGTCGGCGTCGCCCACAACGCCGGCGGCACGGTCGCGTCTACGACCGTCCACGTCCTGGAGGTGAAAGAATGACCGAAACCCCACGAAACGGCGAGTACGACGACTGGCTCGACAGTATCGAGGACGGCGAGGGCTACTACGTCGAGTGTGACGAGGGTCACGGCTGGCTGCCCCCGCGGCGGGTCTGTCCCGACTGTGGCTCCCGGGAGCTCCACGACGAACCGCTCCCCGACAGCGGCGAGATAGTCACCCATACCACGATTACCGTCGCCACGCCGCAGTTCGAGGACGACGCCCCCTACGTCACCGCCATCGCCGACTTCGGGCCCGTTTCGATTACCGGGCTGGTCCGCGGCGTCGACCCCGAGGACGTGTCCATGGCCGACGTGGTCGGCATCGAGGTCGGCGAGCGCGAGACGACCGGCGAGCGCGCCGTCGTCTTCCGACCGCGGTAGGGTGGCAATTGCGACGAGTTACGCACTGACCGAACGGCTGTCGTAGGCCTGGTATGCGTTGCATTCGCTGAAGGGAGCTAACAGCCCCGGCCAGCTATCGGCGCTTTGCTGCCCGTCCACGGGCTGGCTCCAGCCGACGAGAAATCAGGGCCACCGCTTTTGGACCTGTCAATTCGTAGTACAAGATGGTGAAATACCGTGCCCGAAATCGAAACCCAGTCCGTCCAGAGCCGCACCGAAGTCGCTACGTACCTTCGAGACCTCGCGACGCAGCTCGATGGCGGGAGCGACGTCCGCCTCGAACTCGGCGGCCAGTCGGTGACGGTGAACCCGGTCGAACCACTCGTCCTCAAACTGGAGGGGGAGTGGGACCCGACGGGCGAGGCCGGGACCGAGAGCATCGAGTTCGAACTCGTCTGGGGGCCCGACGCGGATACCGGAGAGACCGGCTCTACGACGCAGTAATATAGGTTCTCACACACCCCGGCTGTACTATTCGATGTCCACCGTCACAGCCTCGCCCCGCACCACGTCGACGAACTCCTCGGGGTGTTCGACGTGGGGGAGCAGGAGTGAGTCGCCAAAGACCACGAGCGTCGCGTCGGCTTCGTCGGCGAGCACGCGCCCGTCGGCCAGTGGCGTGATGTCGGCGTCCTCGCCCCAGACCAGGGTTATCGGCACGTCGAGGTCGTCGAGCACGTCGCCCAGGTCTTCCTCGGGGTCGAGGAACCCGGAGATGAACGAGGCCGGCGCGAAGCGGGCGCCGGGCTGGTGGGCGCTGGTCCACTCGTAGTCGACGACTGCGTCGGTGAGCTTCTCCATGTCGTAGTAGCCGTGGTCCGCGTGGAAGTGGCGAATCGAGGCCTTCGAGCCGACGAGGTTGTAGATGGCCTGGCCGAGGACCGGCGCCCGGAGGAGCGACCGCCGCGGGACCGACCGGCCGCCCATCGAGGTGTCGGTGGGACAGATAAGAATCAGCTCGGCGATATCCACCTCGCGGGCCGCCATCGCCGCGTATGCGCCCGAAAGCGAGGAGCCCACGACTGTCGCGTCTTCGCTCTCGTCGGCCAGGAAGTCACGAATGAACGCGGTCATGAGCGACGCGGAGTACAGCAGCGGCGGCCGGTCCGTGTGGCCAAAGCCCGGCAGGTCCGGCGCGACGACGTGGTACTCCTCGGCCAGCGCGTCGAAGACAGCGTGGAACTCGTGGTTCGAGGCGGCGGCGTTGATGCCGTGTAGCAGGACGAGGTCGGGGTCGTCGGGGTCGCCGGCTTCGGTGTAGGCCACGTCGAACCCCCGCCAGCGGTAGGTCCGCTGGTCGCCGTGGAGGAACGGTTCGAACTCGTCGGCGCGCGACTGGAGGACACGGTTCGCCACCGCCGCTGTGCCGACCGCACCGACCGCCGCACCGAGCGCGTTGCGGAGTTTCATACTCGCCTGTAGGAGCGGGAACGTGTTTATACGTGGGGGAGATGTGGATACCTGCGCGGGTTCGAGTCGCTGGACTGCTGTGGCGCTCCGACACACGCCTGAATTCGACGGCGAGCTGTGACCCCTGTTACTCGGTTGACTCGGCGGTCTCGCCATTCGACGCCAGACTGGGCCGGCGCCAGAGATACACTGCCCCGACGAGAAGGTTGAGTAGTGGAACCAACGCGGCGACGAGATAGAGCAGGCGATGGCTCGGCCAGTCGGTCACCAACTGTGTCGTTTTCGAGTCCAAGTAGATGAAAAACGGGATCAGGAGCCAGGTCACGGCCGACGTGAGCCCGGTTACCATCGTGGTAACAAGCAACACGACGGTCAGGGGACCCAGGCCCGTACCGGTAGCCCCACTCTCAATTAGTATCGTCGCCGTGACGAAGGCGACCACACTCAGTGTAGCGAGAACAGTCGTCGCGAGTATCCACCGCCGCCAGCCAGTGCCGGGGTCGCAGTCCGTGGACTCATCCTGGTCGGGCTGGGACTGGTCCTCCCGCGTCGTCTGCGTAGTATCACCGGCATCTGTCGACGTTTCACCGTCAGTATCACCGGCATCTGTCGACGTTTCACCGTCAGTATCACCAGCAGCTGTCTGCGTTTCACCGTCAGTTTGTTCGGCCGTGTCCCCTGAAGCCGGCTCGATTCCCAGTCTTTTGAGTCGTGTCTCGAACGTGGCATCGGGCCAGAACAACCTATCGAACAGTCTATCGAACAGGCCGATGGAACGACTTGGAAATTGGATGTTCGTGCCCAGTTGTGGATACACTTCGGCGATAGTCGATGGGTCGAACTGCGATGCGACGAACGCGTCGGCGTCGTATACAATTCGTCTGGCCCGCCAGGACAGTAGTGGTACTGTAAAAAATAGTGGCAAGACGCCCCAGAACAGCGGGCCCGATATGGTGAACAGCCCGAGGAAAAATGCCGGCCACACGAAGAACATCAGGACGAGCCCTAGAACTGGCACTGTTACAAGCCAGATGGTTGTAGTCCAGTAGCCGTTGGCTGACCGTTCGTCGACCAGTGCGAGTGCGACTGCGAGAGTCGTATCGTCGACTCGTTCCAGAAACGACTCGGTGACACCGACCGAGTGATACGCGCCACGACCGCCGACGTTGAGATCGAGTTTGGCCTCCTCGGCTACGATCACGATCCGACCGGGCGAACGGTCGAACCGTTCGTAACAGCTCTCGATGCGCTCGCGTTCCTCCTCGGTCGGGTCTCGTACCAGACCACTGTTGAGCGACGGTAGCCGAATGTACAACGTTTGGATTGTGTACACTGTCCACGCGACCGCGCCAGCCATCACGAACCAGGCACCGCTTGCATCCACGACGCCGAGTCGAATGGTCTCGGCCACGATGGCGAGCGCGAACAGCACCGCAAATACCGTCCGCTGGTGACGACGGCGGAACCGGTCCGGAAGCGTGTACGTGCCGGGGCGACACGCTTCGGCGACCGGCCCAAAATTGCGTCTGACGATGACCAGGCCGGCGACCGCGACCACCGACGTGACGAGGGCGTTCACCACGACGGCGACCACTGTGGACCCGACTGCCGACGCCGCCAGCTGCCCCGGTCCGGCGACGACCGCACCGGCGTACGCGACGACCAAAGTTCCGGAATTGAGCGGGGACTGGACCAGCCCGATAGCGGTGAACCCAGCGTCGATGCGCTTGAGGACGGCGGCCAGGCCTCGACTCACGAGGAAGAGGCTCCCGAGGAAGACGACAAACCCGAGTGCTGTCCAGTGAATCACTGTTTAGTGCAACCATATTAAACTCAAAAAATCACTCGGTAACGGCCAGATAAAACGGCTGGACTGGCGGCAGCGCTCGCGTTCAGAGCGCTCTGTGGATGGTTGTATTGAACCCTCCGTGCTCGGGCCCCTAGACAGTTTCCTCTCTCAGACCCTAAGCTGTAGAAGACGAATTCACAGTTGGTGTCGTCTATTTATTCCCGGTCAAGCCGTGAATTTATCACCCCAACGAGAGTCCACTCGACCAGTATGCCCGTCGTCCCGGGATTGGTCGCAGCAGCGATTCTGATAGTCGGACTGTTCACCTTCGGTCGTCTCGTCGGGTGGTGGCTCGGGCGGTCCGAAGAGATTACGCCGAGACAGAGATCCGTCTTTGACATATTAGTAACATTGGTGCTGCTGTTTTTGATGGTCGGCGTCCCAATGTTGTACCGGCTGTTTCCGGTCGGCTACGCACTTTCTCCGTCGAAGTCGTTATTCGTTGGGTCGTTACTTACTGCCGCCATCTCGACCACTGTCGCTGTCCTCGGTTTCGGTGGGGCACTGCTGGGTCTGCGTCCGTTTCTATCAGACCGAATGCAGGTCAGGGGTGAGTTGTGGCGGCGAAACCGGATCGTTCTGGGCGCCTGGGTCGGTATAATACCCTTTGCCGCTATGGCGATAGAGTTGGGAGTTATCTATGCAGAACGGCAACTCGGCGTGCTCGTCGCGGTGCCGATAGTCGTCTTTGCTGGCTTGTACCTCAGTGGGTTCGTTGCGTTGCCGGCGCACTGTCCGGTTATTCGGTTCGGCATTCGGCGGCCGACGGCGGAGGAACGTGACCGAATCGAGGCCATCTACGAGCGATTGGATATTCCACTCCCGAACAGTATCGAAATCACCGTCGACGACGATAACGAACGACTGGTCGTGGTAGACAACGACGACGAGCGTGTCCTCGCACTCAGTGATTCACTGTTGCCTGCTGTCGACGACGATACCCTGGCGGTCGCTATCGCCCACTCCGAGGGGCGAGCGAGACACGATACGAGTTTCTTCGAGAAGCTCTGGATGGGTAACTTGGTCCTGGCTACCGTTCTCTACGTCTGGGCCTTCTCCATGCAGTTGTTCTATAACGACCTGTCGACAGAACTTGTTCAAGGAGCGGTGGTTTTGCTATTGCTAATTGTATTCGTCAATGTGTTACTATCTTCCTGGAACCGGACTCGGATTTACCTGGCTGACGAATACACCATCGAACACACCGTTCGGTCGTGTGTCACGGCTGTCTACCGCAACTCCGACGAACGGCTCGGCTGCATCCAGCGACGGCGCTCAGTCGGAAACGACTTGATCAACAGCGTATTGAATAAGTTGGTTCCGGAGCCACAGATGAAACATCGGCTCGAACATATCGGACTCGAAGAGGCGAGCAACCCGCCACACTCGGACCAGCAGGGTGGGGACCCGGATAGCATAGCATAGAGCTACCCGATAGAGATAGTACTCTGCCTGGTAGACCCCGACGAACTTGGCGCATCGCTCGATCCGCTCCCCGGAAGCTGGGTAGCGATATCCGCAGCTACTGAGGACTACCGATTGTCTGAGTCCGGAAGGCGGGCCAGCCGTGCTTTGATCGGCGGATGGGGGGCCAGACCGGTTCGCCAGGTGAACGTCGACGAGCGCTTCCGTTCGATGTGTGACCCGACGGTGCCGAAAGCTTCTCGGACGGTGTCACTGCCGAAGCGCTCACAGAGTCGACTGTCGATTCGATAGAATCCAGCGGCATAGCGGCGGTTGTAGAACAGTATCACCGGCAAGAGGAGTAGCCCGGCGACCCCCACGACGGGTGCGACCCCGCTGTTGGCCAGTGCCAGCTCGACGGCGTATCCGAGTACCAGGGCGCACAGCACCCACAAACAGAGTAGAAACCGTCCGTTCGGAGTGAGCTCTCGCCCTCGCTCGTACCCCTCGGCGATTGCGACCGCGAGATGACTATCGTCGCCGGTCTCGAACAGGGAGGTCGCGACGTGGAGCGTCCGGTGTGTGTCGTCACCGGTGACGAAGACGTCCCAGGGCCACAGCTTCCTGTATACACGCACCTCGTCGATAGTATCGTACTCGGCGTCGAGGAGTGGCTGCAAGCGGTCGATTTCCTCCGAGGTCGCTTCTCTGCCGTAGCGGGAATACAGGTGGAGTAGATACTGATCCCGGTAGGATAGGCCGGTGGCGATGAGGAGCAGCGCCGTCAGACAGAGCCAGAACAGTGAGAAGGACCCGTTGACGACGAGGTCGATGACGAGGAGGCTGCAGACGACAACTACGGGGAACTCCCAGCGGGTGTTGATCCCAGTCCGACCGGACGCTGGGAGACTGTCGACGGGCGATCCGCGCCGGCTGTACACTACAAGCAGCGGGACCAGGGCGGCGAAGACGCCGAAGAGGGCGGAAGACGGTCCGACGAGCCACGTCGAGGCGGGTCCGGATACGTTGTCGGCTGCCAGCGCGACCGGACGGAGCAGGAGATTACCGACCCAGATGCAGACTGTAATGAAGATTGCCAGGGACCAGTAGGTGACGTCTGCGAGACGGCTCTCCTCGATACTGTCGCCACCAAGTCGGTCCAATCGACGTGCAAGCGGCAACTCCGTCGTGCCCGAGGCATCTGAGTCATCGTGGTCAATTCCACCATCCATGATGAGCCAGCCGCCGAGGGCACGGTACGTCCGACGCACGGCTGTGATTCCGAGGTGGCGACTGGCGAAATCGTCCGCGGCAGCGAACGACCACTGTGATAGTTTCCCCACCAGTCCGATGCACACCAAAAGCCCGGTCACGAGCAACACAAGCGGAAGCAGTGGGGCCTGAAACGCTGTGATACCGATGTCCAATGCCTGGAGTGCCAACGTGTTCACTGTCGCCAGACTGAACAGGATGAGCAATGCCACCATTGTCTGGTTAGCTACAGTGTATAGGTTCGCGAACGGGCTCCGATGTGTCGCCTGGGCGAACGCGACGGCCAGTTCGTCGTCAGTGGCGACGTCGAGTAACTCCTCGTGGACGTACGTCAGCCGCTGCCCGAACGAGTTCGTGACGAACACAGCAGGCGCTTTCGGATTGGCGTTATCGTCAAGGGAGAAGACGACACTTGTTCCCGGAGACGAGTCGAACGCCTCGAAACAGTTCCGGATGCGGTGCGCCTCCTCGTCGGTCGGTGACCGATATCTGTCGGCCGGTCGCCGACCACCGTGGAGAATCTTGAACGCGGCGACACTCACCGGAATGAGCGTACTAATCGCCAGAAGCGGAATGATACCGGCGATAAAAAGCCCAACAGCCGCGGCGAGTGGTGCGTAGATACCGATGCCAATGGCAGCTATTGTCCGCGTCCCGTATCGAATAGCGTCGGCCTCGATATCACCAGTGTCGGTGCCGTTTCCGACACGATAGGCGGCGAGCCCGAGGGCTGCAGTAACGGTGGTACCGACAGCGTACACGGCTGCCGACAGCAGTGGTGACGACGGGCCGACCAAGAGCGTCGGTATCGCGAAGAAGCTGAAACCGATTCCCGGTACGAGGAAGACGAGGAACTGGAGCCCCACTGTCAAGCGCATCCGGGTCGTGTGGCTCACTTTTGT is a window encoding:
- a CDS encoding DUF5800 family protein — translated: MTVLSFDEQGVDVVYDGTEFRLEKSLIEDATQKSYPDVTDHEVLQIVEPDPSLSGEPRRIAEIVD
- a CDS encoding thiolase domain-containing protein, yielding MTDPRIAGAGVTQFGKHPERTGRDLFAEAGLEALDQSGVDPDDVEALYYGNFMGELAEHQGHQGPLMAEAIGVDAPATRLEAACASAGAAVREAVKTLRNGEADVVVVGGAERMTNIGTAVATDALAIAADDLFEVRAGMTFPGAYALMARAYFEEYGGSHEDLAHVAVKNHEHALVNEHAQIQKEISVEDALEAPTIAAPLGLYDSCPITDGAAAAVLTTDEYAEEHGLDAPVAISGTGQGGDNLALQDRPHLARTPAADKAAHEAYADAGIEADDVDVAEVHDCFTIAEVLAIESLGLFESGEGIHAATEGTTTRHGEMPVNLSGGLKAKGHPVGATGVAQLATIAWVLDGSHPRADAVPDGTVGVAHNAGGTVASTTVHVLEVKE
- a CDS encoding Zn-ribbon domain-containing OB-fold protein, with product MTETPRNGEYDDWLDSIEDGEGYYVECDEGHGWLPPRRVCPDCGSRELHDEPLPDSGEIVTHTTITVATPQFEDDAPYVTAIADFGPVSITGLVRGVDPEDVSMADVVGIEVGERETTGERAVVFRPR
- a CDS encoding amphi-Trp domain-containing protein, producing MPEIETQSVQSRTEVATYLRDLATQLDGGSDVRLELGGQSVTVNPVEPLVLKLEGEWDPTGEAGTESIEFELVWGPDADTGETGSTTQ
- a CDS encoding alpha/beta fold hydrolase → MKLRNALGAAVGAVGTAAVANRVLQSRADEFEPFLHGDQRTYRWRGFDVAYTEAGDPDDPDLVLLHGINAAASNHEFHAVFDALAEEYHVVAPDLPGFGHTDRPPLLYSASLMTAFIRDFLADESEDATVVGSSLSGAYAAMAAREVDIAELILICPTDTSMGGRSVPRRSLLRAPVLGQAIYNLVGSKASIRHFHADHGYYDMEKLTDAVVDYEWTSAHQPGARFAPASFISGFLDPEEDLGDVLDDLDVPITLVWGEDADITPLADGRVLADEADATLVVFGDSLLLPHVEHPEEFVDVVRGEAVTVDIE